In a single window of the Planctomycetia bacterium genome:
- a CDS encoding DUF5615 family PIN-like protein → MRFLVDRCIGLRLSDWLRESGHDSIYAPALGPDPGDEILLRWAREQGRVLITIDKDFGALVFVRDQPHAGIIRMPDVAVQRRIDLLKMVLENHGEALEAGAIITIRGERIRVSQDARE, encoded by the coding sequence ATGAGATTCCTGGTGGATCGGTGCATTGGGTTGCGCTTGTCCGATTGGCTCAGGGAATCGGGGCATGATTCAATCTATGCTCCGGCGCTCGGGCCGGACCCTGGCGACGAAATTCTACTGCGGTGGGCCCGCGAGCAGGGCAGGGTTCTTATCACCATTGACAAAGACTTTGGCGCACTGGTGTTTGTGCGTGACCAGCCACACGCAGGGATCATCCGAATGCCGGACGTGGCCGTCCAACGGCGGATTGACTTACTGAAAATGGTGTTGGAAAACCACGGAGAGGCTCTTGAAGCCGGGGCCATTATTACGATCCGTGGTGAGCGGATTCGTGTGTCCCAGGATGCCCGCGAGTAA
- a CDS encoding DUF433 domain-containing protein → MTKEGLLERITSRPDVFGGKPIVRDMRISVELILSLLAQGETVETLLGDYPDLKPEDIQACLAYAHAVIANDSLDCVRVSA, encoded by the coding sequence ATGACGAAAGAAGGTCTGCTGGAACGCATCACGTCGCGCCCGGACGTTTTCGGCGGCAAGCCGATCGTTCGTGACATGCGCATATCGGTGGAATTGATCCTGAGCCTCTTGGCCCAAGGCGAGACTGTCGAAACGCTGCTTGGCGACTACCCGGACCTCAAACCGGAGGATATTCAGGCGTGTCTCGCTTATGCCCACGCGGTGATTGCGAATGACTCACTGGATTGCGTCAGAGTGTCGGCATGA
- a CDS encoding protein kinase — MNGPQAGDRISEYVLVEMVGAGSFGQVWKARHHVWKEEIVAIKVPTDSQFVRNLQKEGCTIHGLRHKNIVRAIGLDPYAETPYLVMEFVDGLSLEGWIKRYREGMPVRTAHRILRGILEGLEHAHANGVIHRDIKPANILIAGGKEKPVEELGVDDVKVTDFGLGRVGEVTANSIMQSGSLLAEDGKNISGTIAYMAPEQRDGEATDARSDLYAVGIVLFELITGQRPSGSDMPSHLREALPPWIDPVFARLYTRRERRFPGAADVLRAIGQSEARPVSAATIPTVPTVPAIPVNRVPGARPISGGACPSCRAPIEAGDNFCISCGKQLTATLRKCPQCGGYPESDDRFCIHCGGELMATGG, encoded by the coding sequence ATGAACGGTCCACAAGCCGGCGACCGCATCAGCGAATACGTCCTCGTCGAGATGGTCGGCGCGGGCAGCTTTGGACAGGTCTGGAAGGCCCGGCACCACGTCTGGAAAGAAGAGATCGTCGCCATCAAGGTCCCGACCGATTCGCAGTTCGTGCGCAATCTTCAAAAAGAGGGCTGCACGATTCACGGCCTGCGCCACAAGAACATCGTCCGGGCCATTGGCCTCGATCCCTACGCGGAGACGCCCTATCTGGTGATGGAGTTCGTGGACGGTCTCTCGCTGGAAGGGTGGATCAAGCGGTATCGCGAGGGGATGCCGGTGCGTACGGCGCATCGGATCTTGCGCGGCATCCTGGAGGGCCTGGAGCACGCCCACGCCAATGGCGTTATTCATCGAGACATCAAGCCGGCCAACATTCTCATCGCGGGCGGCAAGGAGAAGCCGGTCGAAGAGCTGGGCGTCGATGACGTGAAGGTCACGGACTTCGGGCTCGGGCGAGTGGGCGAAGTGACGGCCAACAGCATCATGCAATCGGGCAGTCTGCTCGCCGAAGACGGCAAGAACATCTCCGGGACGATCGCCTACATGGCCCCGGAGCAGCGCGACGGCGAGGCGACCGACGCGCGGAGCGATTTGTACGCCGTCGGCATCGTGCTGTTTGAACTCATCACCGGTCAGCGGCCCAGCGGGAGCGACATGCCGTCGCATCTGCGCGAGGCCTTGCCGCCGTGGATCGATCCAGTCTTCGCGAGACTCTACACGCGGCGCGAGCGGCGGTTCCCCGGCGCGGCGGATGTCCTTCGGGCCATTGGTCAATCGGAGGCGCGGCCGGTGAGCGCGGCGACGATACCGACGGTTCCAACGGTTCCGGCGATTCCGGTGAATCGTGTCCCGGGCGCGCGTCCGATATCCGGGGGGGCATGCCCATCGTGCCGTGCGCCGATCGAGGCGGGCGACAATTTCTGCATTTCATGCGGCAAGCAGTTAACGGCGACCCTGCGAAAATGTCCTCAATGCGGCGGCTATCCGGAGTCGGACGACCGGTTCTGCATTCACTGCGGCGGCGAGCTGATGGCGACGGGGGGATAG
- a CDS encoding PEP-CTERM sorting domain-containing protein yields the protein MVLRRVHIQAALGLFILSILPSPLKAGTLLSSFSLHAGAGPAPCQSTRTQFFLEHDSQGFTHIVTLGQGLRFWGDGEAGFIDFTPSNSPAFSEFAALVSDGQDDFIVSLGYAEGCGGGGPGFMESEMLGGAPDLAGWQLESVRLIVHDITVEAYDPPCDCGPGTRFDANITWEFWGTPVPEPGMLGLLGVVGVGMSRRGRRRGNAFFGNAVFHRESSALRAGM from the coding sequence ATGGTGCTACGCCGTGTTCATATTCAAGCGGCTCTCGGCCTCTTCATACTCTCGATCCTGCCTTCGCCGCTGAAGGCAGGTACGTTGCTGAGCTCGTTTAGTCTGCACGCCGGTGCCGGTCCCGCACCATGTCAGTCCACAAGGACACAGTTCTTTCTCGAACATGATTCGCAGGGTTTCACGCACATCGTTACGCTCGGCCAAGGGCTGCGATTCTGGGGGGACGGCGAGGCCGGCTTCATCGACTTCACACCCAGCAACTCCCCGGCATTTAGTGAATTCGCGGCGCTGGTTTCGGATGGTCAGGACGACTTCATCGTTTCGCTCGGTTATGCAGAAGGTTGCGGCGGTGGCGGGCCCGGCTTCATGGAATCAGAAATGCTCGGCGGAGCGCCGGACCTGGCCGGGTGGCAATTGGAATCCGTACGCCTCATTGTTCACGACATCACCGTGGAAGCCTACGATCCGCCGTGCGACTGTGGGCCGGGGACGCGATTTGATGCGAACATCACCTGGGAGTTCTGGGGGACGCCGGTGCCGGAGCCGGGGATGCTTGGATTGTTGGGCGTCGTTGGGGTGGGAATGAGTCGGCGCGGTCGACGGCGGGGGAACGCGTTTTTTGGGAACGCGGTGTTCCACAGAGAGTCGTCCGCCCTCCGGGCGGGGATGTAG
- the efp gene encoding elongation factor P, whose amino-acid sequence MPKAIDIRKGQAVIWEDKLWIVHESTRVAKGNWRSYMQLKFKNFKTGQIVDNRFNMDENFESPHVEDRPFEYLYKDGDNFILMDVNNFEQIHASAEIMPDADKYLKGNERVSAKLMDGQVIGVELPNVVELTVTDAPPVVKGATATNQSKEATLETGLVVRVPPFIVNGEVIRVDTRTGEYLERA is encoded by the coding sequence ATGCCCAAAGCCATCGACATTCGCAAAGGCCAGGCGGTCATCTGGGAGGACAAGCTCTGGATCGTCCACGAGTCCACCCGCGTCGCCAAAGGCAACTGGCGAAGCTACATGCAGCTCAAGTTCAAGAACTTCAAGACCGGTCAGATCGTCGACAACCGCTTCAACATGGACGAGAACTTTGAATCGCCCCATGTCGAGGACCGGCCCTTTGAATACCTCTATAAGGATGGCGACAACTTCATCCTCATGGACGTCAACAACTTCGAGCAGATTCACGCCTCGGCCGAGATCATGCCCGACGCCGACAAGTACCTCAAAGGCAACGAGCGCGTCAGCGCCAAGCTCATGGACGGCCAGGTCATCGGCGTCGAACTGCCCAACGTCGTCGAGCTCACCGTCACCGACGCCCCGCCCGTTGTCAAAGGCGCCACGGCGACCAACCAGAGCAAGGAAGCCACCCTCGAGACCGGCCTCGTCGTCCGCGTGCCTCCGTTCATCGTTAATGGCGAAGTCATCCGCGTCGACACGCGCACCGGCGAGTACCTCGAACGCGCTTAG